Proteins encoded within one genomic window of Spirulina major PCC 6313:
- a CDS encoding serine/threonine-protein kinase: MSYCLNPLCSTPQNPSNANFCQHCGHALRLNQRYRSRKLLGQGGFGRTFLAQDEHQPTPTPCVIKQFHPMGQPHSPKAAQLFQQEAVRLAELGHHDQIPALYAHFEEQGEQYIVQQYIEGQNLAEEFQQEGVFSEAQVQELLLDLLPVLAFVHQGGVIHRDIKPENIIRRRCDRRLILVDFGAAKYATATALAQTGTMIGSAEYTAPEQLKGRATLSSDLYSLGVTCLALLTGLSPFDLFDVHEDRWNWRAYLDQNPVGDGLGVVLDRMVANAVKDRWGKSEEVWAAVANLSAVPTGDSFQPLIDLLRTEQWQAADAETGRLLLQWAGRDRDGWLRLKDVARLASEDLAELDRLWVEQSHGLFGFSVQRRIYERLGGKNLYHRYQTVRWQKFGDIVGWRSSDRWLPYAKLEFHSHAPQGHLPRHCFNITGRRAQVWFYGWPHALWKNVTTLFNTLPPFP, from the coding sequence ATGAGTTACTGTCTTAATCCCCTCTGTTCCACCCCTCAAAACCCCAGCAATGCCAATTTTTGCCAACATTGCGGCCACGCCCTCCGCCTCAACCAGCGTTATCGCAGCAGGAAACTCCTCGGCCAAGGCGGCTTTGGGCGTACCTTCCTGGCCCAGGATGAACACCAACCCACCCCCACCCCCTGCGTGATCAAGCAATTTCACCCCATGGGCCAACCCCACAGCCCCAAAGCTGCCCAACTCTTTCAGCAGGAAGCGGTGCGCTTGGCAGAGTTGGGCCATCATGACCAAATCCCCGCCCTCTATGCCCATTTTGAAGAACAGGGCGAACAATACATTGTGCAGCAATATATTGAGGGTCAAAATTTGGCCGAAGAATTTCAGCAAGAGGGGGTATTTTCCGAAGCTCAGGTGCAGGAATTGTTACTAGATCTGTTACCGGTGCTGGCATTTGTGCATCAGGGTGGGGTGATCCATCGGGATATTAAGCCGGAAAATATCATTCGGCGGCGGTGCGATCGCCGTCTCATCCTCGTGGATTTTGGGGCGGCGAAATATGCCACAGCGACCGCCTTGGCGCAAACAGGGACAATGATCGGCAGCGCGGAATATACCGCACCGGAACAGTTGAAGGGGCGAGCAACCCTCAGCAGCGATCTGTATAGTTTGGGGGTGACCTGTTTGGCGTTGTTAACGGGACTATCGCCCTTTGATTTATTTGATGTCCATGAGGATCGCTGGAATTGGCGGGCTTATCTTGATCAGAATCCGGTGGGGGATGGGTTGGGGGTGGTACTCGATCGCATGGTGGCCAATGCTGTTAAGGATCGCTGGGGCAAGAGTGAGGAGGTTTGGGCTGCTGTGGCGAATCTGTCCGCCGTGCCCACAGGGGACAGTTTTCAACCCCTGATCGACCTCTTGCGAACGGAACAATGGCAGGCGGCGGATGCGGAGACGGGGCGACTGTTGTTGCAGTGGGCGGGGCGCGATCGCGACGGCTGGTTACGCTTAAAAGACGTGGCGCGTCTCGCCTCGGAGGATCTCGCCGAGTTGGATCGCCTCTGGGTCGAGCAGAGCCATGGTCTATTCGGATTTTCCGTACAGCGGCGCATCTATGAACGGCTGGGGGGAAAGAATCTCTATCACCGTTATCAAACCGTCCGCTGGCAAAAATTTGGGGATATCGTCGGGTGGCGAAGCAGCGATCGCTGGCTGCCCTACGCCAAATTAGAATTTCACAGCCACGCCCCCCAAGGCCACCTCCCCCGCCATTGCTTCAACATCACCGGCCGCCGCGCCCAAGTCTGGTTTTACGGTTGGCCCCACGCCCTCTGGAAAAACGTCACCACCCTATTCAACACTCTGCCCCCATTTCCCTAA
- a CDS encoding ATP-binding protein encodes MKIETKFLLSSLSVIAIIVAFIGGSTFLGKSLQESFEDRDDITDEALDVVDMLEVQIRDEVSNLKNSLLLNPNQASMIKMLPNDQKNIWKNLKRLKTLLQDPDLVDPLLQQHQNLLAIANQEYHDRTQLTSLAQKISYVDRSKAQFIDTLDSINQILIAQEDKNDQYFDDLTFWLNIARYSGVIVAVFIVFLQFKFTFVPISTSIRTLSRKTQEIASGQFDQHVDIQTGDEIEALAHEFNTMANHLKEVHNLLEEKVQGRTNELVEANRQLNETLVYLKKTQSQLIQTEKLSSLGQLVAGVAHEINNPVNFIFGNLTHVSRYVQDLLALIQCYEHHHPQPHPDVIKLQAELELDFLQQDLTEALDSMQVGAKRIREIVLSLRTFSRLDEADQKEANIHDGMDSTLMILQSRLKAHSDRPAITIQKHYGNLPLLYCYPGQLNQVFMNLLVNAIDALDTLYQAQSATERKTTELWINIHTQVCSQEELKAEVIPTSAIFKDHEKWLKITIADNGSGIDESIRKRLFDPFFTTKTVGKGTGLGLSICHQIIVDKHGGEIWCDSQPGQGTQFVIVIPFLQ; translated from the coding sequence ATGAAAATTGAAACAAAATTTTTACTCTCTTCACTTTCAGTGATTGCAATTATTGTTGCTTTTATTGGTGGCAGCACTTTTTTAGGAAAATCCCTACAAGAGAGCTTTGAAGACCGTGATGATATTACAGATGAAGCCTTGGATGTGGTGGATATGCTAGAAGTTCAAATTCGAGATGAAGTCTCTAACTTGAAAAATAGCTTACTTTTAAATCCTAATCAGGCATCCATGATCAAGATGCTACCGAATGATCAAAAAAATATCTGGAAAAATCTAAAAAGACTAAAAACATTGTTGCAAGATCCGGATCTGGTTGATCCCTTATTGCAACAGCATCAGAATTTACTTGCCATTGCTAATCAAGAGTATCATGATCGTACTCAGCTTACATCTTTAGCACAAAAAATCTCTTATGTTGATAGAAGTAAAGCTCAATTTATTGACACGCTCGATTCAATCAATCAAATCCTGATTGCCCAAGAAGATAAAAATGATCAGTATTTTGATGACCTGACATTTTGGCTTAATATTGCTCGCTATAGTGGTGTGATTGTTGCAGTATTCATTGTTTTTTTGCAATTTAAGTTTACGTTTGTACCAATTAGTACATCAATCAGAACATTAAGTCGTAAAACCCAAGAAATTGCGTCAGGGCAATTCGATCAGCATGTTGATATTCAAACTGGAGATGAAATCGAAGCTCTCGCCCATGAATTTAATACGATGGCAAATCATCTTAAAGAAGTTCATAATTTGTTAGAAGAGAAGGTGCAAGGACGAACGAATGAATTGGTTGAAGCAAATAGGCAATTAAACGAGACATTGGTGTACCTGAAGAAAACTCAAAGTCAATTAATTCAAACCGAAAAATTATCGAGTTTAGGGCAGTTGGTCGCAGGGGTTGCCCATGAAATCAATAATCCTGTGAATTTTATTTTTGGAAATTTGACCCATGTGTCACGGTATGTGCAAGATTTATTGGCGTTGATTCAGTGTTATGAACATCATCATCCCCAACCCCATCCGGATGTGATTAAACTCCAAGCAGAATTAGAATTAGATTTTTTGCAGCAGGATCTAACGGAAGCGCTGGACTCGATGCAGGTAGGGGCGAAGCGAATTCGTGAAATTGTACTATCTTTGCGCACCTTTTCACGATTAGATGAGGCGGACCAAAAGGAAGCTAATATTCATGATGGTATGGATAGCACGTTAATGATTTTACAAAGTCGTCTCAAAGCTCATTCCGATCGCCCTGCCATCACCATTCAAAAGCACTATGGAAATCTGCCGTTATTGTATTGTTATCCGGGACAGCTTAATCAAGTATTCATGAATCTTTTGGTGAATGCGATTGATGCGTTAGATACGTTGTATCAGGCTCAATCGGCTACGGAGCGTAAAACGACTGAGTTATGGATTAATATTCACACTCAAGTATGCTCTCAAGAGGAATTAAAGGCAGAGGTGATCCCGACGAGTGCAATTTTCAAAGATCATGAAAAATGGCTTAAGATTACGATCGCCGATAATGGTTCAGGCATTGATGAATCGATCAGGAAACGACTTTTCGATCCATTTTTTACGACCAAAACTGTTGGGAAAGGCACGGGACTTGGATTATCGATTTGTCATCAAATTATCGTAGATAAACATGGGGGCGAAATTTGGTGTGATTCACAGCCGGGTCAGGGGACTCAATTTGTGATTGTGATTCCGTTTTTACAATGA
- a CDS encoding ACT domain-containing protein, translating into MSGERDFETLLRSLAPELIDGEYVFCTFEGAQYGDRADLEPIAALQEREGLTLVIPRAKAEEQHLPYESVFCGITVTVHSSLDAVGLTAAIATQLTQYNISANVIAGYFHDHIFVPCDQAETAIAALHTLAQSSRSRAQQS; encoded by the coding sequence ATGAGCGGCGAACGGGATTTTGAAACATTATTGCGATCGCTCGCTCCGGAATTAATCGACGGAGAATATGTGTTTTGCACCTTTGAGGGGGCACAGTACGGCGATCGCGCTGACCTAGAGCCGATCGCCGCCCTGCAAGAGCGAGAAGGCCTCACCCTCGTGATTCCCAGGGCAAAAGCAGAAGAGCAGCACCTCCCCTATGAATCCGTGTTTTGCGGGATTACCGTAACCGTTCATTCCAGTCTAGATGCCGTGGGGTTAACGGCGGCGATCGCCACTCAACTCACCCAATACAACATCAGTGCCAACGTGATCGCAGGCTATTTTCACGACCATATTTTTGTGCCCTGTGATCAGGCCGAAACAGCGATCGCCGCCCTGCACACCCTCGCACAATCCAGCAGATCACGAGCACAACAGTCCTGA
- a CDS encoding 1,2-dihydroxy-3-keto-5-methylthiopentene dioxygenase, translated as MTQLVQPQTNLKLTAITDITAFLQSHGITFTQWDTPAQLSQTASPEEILAAYRDVLDPYMAANGYQTADVVNIHSGIENYPAIREKFLAEHTHAEDEVRFFVEGRGLFWFNLDGELVFNVLCTAGDLISVPQGTKHWFDAGREPNVKAIRIFSNTEGWVPHYTGSNIDAEYRDPALILTR; from the coding sequence ATGACTCAACTCGTCCAACCTCAAACCAATCTCAAACTCACCGCCATCACCGACATCACCGCCTTTCTCCAATCCCACGGCATCACCTTCACCCAGTGGGACACCCCCGCCCAACTCAGCCAAACCGCCAGCCCAGAGGAAATCCTTGCCGCCTATCGTGATGTTCTCGACCCCTACATGGCCGCCAATGGCTATCAAACGGCGGACGTGGTGAATATTCACAGCGGCATTGAAAACTACCCCGCGATCCGGGAAAAGTTTCTCGCTGAACATACCCACGCCGAAGATGAAGTACGCTTTTTTGTGGAGGGTCGGGGGTTATTTTGGTTTAATTTAGACGGTGAGCTGGTGTTTAATGTCCTATGTACGGCGGGGGATTTAATCTCAGTGCCCCAGGGGACAAAACATTGGTTTGATGCAGGGCGTGAACCGAATGTGAAAGCGATTCGGATTTTTTCCAATACTGAGGGCTGGGTTCCTCACTATACCGGGTCAAATATTGATGCGGAATATCGTGATCCTGCCCTGATTCTGACTCGTTAA
- the mtnB gene encoding methylthioribulose 1-phosphate dehydratase, translating into MNDTQRSQQLCTLIAQLHAQGKSPATSTNYSYRNDAGDVVISRSGVDKSQFGVEDFLQVNLDGQPLPAFATIKPSAETLIHCCLYREFPEVTTVLHTHSVASTVLSGLFAEQQKISFFGYEVIKGIKGYKTHDTAIQLPIFVNQQDMVTLCDRFTARRAELTNYGLLIAKHGLYAWGHDFATAKRHLEVWEFLLECELELLKIKP; encoded by the coding sequence ATGAATGATACTCAGCGATCGCAGCAACTCTGCACCCTCATCGCCCAACTCCACGCCCAAGGCAAATCCCCCGCCACCTCAACAAACTATTCCTATCGCAATGATGCGGGGGATGTGGTTATTTCCCGCAGCGGGGTGGATAAGTCCCAGTTTGGCGTTGAGGATTTTTTACAGGTTAACTTAGATGGTCAACCGCTGCCGGCATTTGCCACGATTAAGCCTTCAGCCGAAACGTTAATTCACTGTTGTTTATATCGTGAATTTCCAGAGGTAACGACAGTTTTACATACCCATTCTGTCGCCTCTACTGTATTATCGGGTTTGTTTGCTGAACAGCAAAAGATCTCATTTTTTGGGTATGAAGTGATTAAAGGAATTAAGGGCTACAAAACCCACGATACAGCGATTCAGTTACCCATTTTTGTGAATCAGCAGGATATGGTGACATTGTGCGATCGCTTCACCGCCCGCCGTGCTGAATTAACAAATTACGGTCTCTTGATCGCGAAACATGGACTCTATGCATGGGGGCACGACTTCGCCACCGCCAAACGCCATTTAGAAGTATGGGAATTTTTGCTAGAATGCGAACTTGAATTACTCAAAATTAAGCCTTAA
- a CDS encoding AAA family ATPase gives MAQADLGSLVDLLKWLDVRLESAVAIAQSLVETEGEQNPYRGIQIDEAEVAKLLAQAPGQPLFTQPELSEIDLSFEHGLEERSLSWLVKTFTLTTFDLGIIAIALAPELDRRYERIYVYLQDDVRAKRPTVDLSLNVLCGSTIEKLERRSHFAPDAPLIQQGLLHLVPDPNQAEPSLLAHIIKLDPGVVRLLLGESGLDPRLKTFCCFKPLEAVQNHAITHRTSIPQSLLDFVQAAQVDQDALTLFFHGVDQVGKQQTASAIAQALRTPLLTATLSKIGTSKVNEFIEIIQLLLRDAKFQNALLYIDQLDDLQNKENRVLYQVFTAEINTYSGIVILSGIENHKNAEIDLHGVIEVAFPVPSFEQRRAYWHYQLQTVDIHVDDLELDRLSDRFRLTSRQIENAVLTAVNQAQWQHYHPAVSLDSSPPSIEQLFMAARRVSGHELKTLSQQIQPTYCWDDIVLSLPQKTQLREICNHIQYHHLVWETWGFKAQRSLGRGLNVMFAGASGTGKTMAAEVIAKELELDLYKIDLSQMVSKYIGETEKNLNQIFTAATNANAILLFDEADALFGKRSSVKDAHDRYANLEVSYLLQKIEEYEGLAILTTNLRGNMDDAFMRRLQFIIEFQLPNEKQRHQIWQKVFPHQTPQEPDLGLQFLAHHFELTGANIRNIALMSAFLAAATQEKVGKQHIIQALRREYQKMGKIFIDQVGESYLN, from the coding sequence ATGGCACAAGCCGACTTAGGTTCGTTAGTTGATTTATTGAAGTGGCTGGATGTTCGGTTAGAGTCAGCGGTCGCGATCGCACAATCGCTGGTTGAGACGGAGGGGGAGCAGAATCCTTATCGAGGCATCCAAATTGATGAGGCAGAAGTTGCCAAATTACTCGCACAAGCGCCAGGCCAACCTCTATTTACACAGCCTGAACTCAGTGAGATCGACCTATCTTTTGAGCACGGTTTAGAAGAACGATCATTATCTTGGTTAGTGAAAACATTTACGCTCACGACGTTTGATCTGGGGATTATTGCGATCGCCCTTGCCCCAGAACTCGATCGCCGCTATGAGCGTATCTATGTATACTTACAAGACGATGTTCGCGCCAAACGTCCGACGGTTGATTTGAGCTTGAATGTGTTGTGTGGTTCCACGATCGAGAAACTAGAACGGCGATCGCATTTTGCCCCCGATGCCCCCCTCATTCAACAGGGTTTACTGCATTTAGTTCCTGACCCCAATCAAGCGGAACCTTCTCTTTTAGCCCATATCATTAAGCTCGATCCAGGTGTAGTTCGTCTACTTCTAGGGGAGTCTGGACTAGACCCTAGATTGAAGACCTTTTGTTGCTTCAAACCCCTTGAAGCAGTTCAAAATCATGCGATTACCCATCGCACATCAATCCCTCAATCCCTGCTAGATTTTGTCCAAGCCGCTCAGGTTGATCAAGATGCATTAACACTATTCTTTCACGGTGTAGATCAGGTCGGTAAACAACAAACTGCAAGCGCGATCGCTCAAGCATTGAGAACACCATTACTCACGGCAACTCTTTCCAAAATTGGAACTTCAAAAGTCAATGAATTCATCGAAATTATCCAGTTATTACTCCGTGATGCTAAATTTCAAAATGCATTGCTATATATTGACCAACTTGATGATCTACAAAATAAAGAAAATCGAGTTTTATATCAAGTATTCACAGCAGAGATCAACACTTACTCAGGTATCGTTATTCTGTCTGGGATAGAGAATCATAAAAATGCTGAAATTGATTTGCATGGTGTCATTGAAGTTGCCTTTCCAGTTCCTAGCTTTGAACAACGGCGTGCGTATTGGCACTATCAGTTACAAACTGTAGATATTCATGTTGATGATCTGGAATTAGATCGTTTAAGCGATCGCTTTCGACTCACGTCGCGACAGATTGAAAATGCCGTGCTGACTGCGGTAAATCAAGCCCAATGGCAACATTATCATCCCGCTGTGTCGTTAGACTCTAGTCCACCTTCAATCGAGCAATTATTTATGGCAGCGCGGAGAGTTTCAGGTCATGAACTCAAAACCCTATCTCAGCAGATTCAGCCCACATATTGCTGGGATGATATTGTTTTATCACTGCCTCAGAAAACACAATTACGGGAAATTTGCAATCATATTCAATATCATCATTTGGTGTGGGAAACCTGGGGGTTTAAAGCACAAAGATCTCTGGGGCGAGGCTTAAATGTTATGTTTGCTGGGGCTTCGGGTACAGGAAAAACAATGGCAGCAGAAGTTATTGCCAAAGAGCTAGAGCTAGACCTCTACAAAATTGATTTATCCCAGATGGTGAGTAAATATATTGGTGAAACCGAAAAAAATCTTAACCAAATTTTTACAGCAGCAACAAATGCCAATGCAATCCTATTATTTGATGAAGCAGATGCTCTTTTTGGTAAACGAAGTAGTGTCAAAGATGCTCACGATCGCTACGCCAACTTAGAAGTAAGTTATCTTTTACAAAAAATAGAAGAATATGAAGGTCTGGCTATTTTGACAACTAACTTACGGGGTAATATGGATGATGCTTTTATGCGAAGATTGCAATTCATTATTGAGTTTCAATTGCCCAACGAAAAGCAGCGCCATCAAATTTGGCAAAAAGTTTTTCCTCACCAAACTCCGCAAGAGCCGGATTTAGGATTGCAGTTTTTAGCCCACCATTTTGAACTTACAGGGGCTAATATTCGTAATATTGCGTTGATGTCTGCTTTTTTAGCGGCTGCAACCCAGGAAAAGGTAGGGAAGCAACATATTATTCAAGCACTCCGTCGTGAATATCAAAAAATGGGTAAAATTTTTATTGATCAAGTCGGAGAAAGTTATCTGAACTAG
- a CDS encoding DUF4157 domain-containing protein: protein MPKVLSVPSGNQGGAIAPQLETNIKQQQGKGDPIAEDIREPLEQAFGVDFSRVRIHTDGQSDQLNRSISALAFTTGKDIFFKQGAYQPRSPKGQALLAHELTHVVQQNQPLKTLQRKVDSPQKTEPTQKVETIDLLPELVREIQAFSPHWFDSNPSEIELCSWLKVVQPSINVQQDSNHRNLDIQGGIELNLGTGAIAVQPKGTLKLSYKSQTKQWDYKSENIGISATIADILKFDAQNITYDRAQKSFNIAKAGITIPNLNNAEASVTKAKIDAQGLTWEKVNLNAKDISLGSYATINNASAEIAGAAAQYKSQFKGDFDVTLGSSDLVQVQGNGQLTIDYDNGVWSCPQNNVTLSGAIANILKFNAKDIHYDHKTNIVTIKEAAVSIPNSEDKNKDYFNAKVTAAKIDKTGLDWNTIKLNANQIPLLGNYVTLKQAKGEIQAHPSSTTPTLKVTSVLTLGLPT, encoded by the coding sequence ATGCCGAAGGTGCTTTCTGTCCCCAGTGGTAATCAAGGGGGGGCGATCGCGCCACAACTCGAAACCAACATTAAGCAGCAACAGGGCAAAGGCGACCCCATCGCTGAAGATATTCGTGAACCCCTTGAACAGGCTTTTGGTGTGGATTTTAGCCGCGTCAGAATTCACACTGATGGACAGTCCGATCAACTCAATCGTTCGATTTCCGCCCTGGCATTCACCACCGGAAAAGATATCTTTTTTAAGCAGGGTGCGTATCAACCCAGAAGTCCCAAAGGCCAAGCCTTGCTCGCCCACGAACTCACCCACGTAGTCCAGCAAAATCAACCCCTCAAAACGTTACAGCGGAAGGTAGATAGTCCTCAAAAAACAGAACCTACACAGAAAGTAGAGACAATCGATTTGCTTCCAGAGCTTGTGCGAGAAATTCAAGCATTTTCTCCCCATTGGTTCGACTCTAATCCTAGTGAAATTGAACTGTGTTCTTGGCTCAAAGTGGTTCAACCCAGTATCAATGTTCAACAGGATTCTAATCACCGCAACTTAGATATCCAAGGAGGAATTGAACTCAACCTTGGCACTGGTGCGATCGCTGTTCAGCCCAAAGGCACTTTAAAACTGAGCTATAAGAGTCAAACAAAGCAGTGGGATTACAAGAGTGAAAATATCGGCATCAGTGCCACTATTGCGGATATTCTCAAGTTCGATGCCCAAAATATTACATACGATCGCGCTCAAAAATCATTCAATATTGCGAAAGCCGGAATCACAATTCCCAATCTCAACAACGCAGAAGCCTCCGTTACAAAAGCTAAGATCGATGCTCAGGGACTGACCTGGGAAAAAGTCAATCTAAATGCCAAAGATATCTCCTTAGGGAGCTATGCAACGATCAACAATGCTAGTGCTGAAATTGCTGGAGCAGCCGCACAGTACAAATCACAATTCAAAGGTGATTTTGATGTGACCTTGGGTTCATCTGACCTGGTTCAAGTTCAAGGTAATGGCCAGCTTACGATTGACTATGACAACGGTGTATGGAGTTGTCCGCAAAATAATGTAACGTTGAGCGGTGCGATCGCCAACATTCTCAAGTTCAATGCCAAAGACATCCACTACGACCATAAAACCAACATCGTCACCATCAAGGAAGCAGCAGTCAGCATTCCCAATAGTGAAGATAAGAATAAAGACTACTTTAACGCCAAGGTAACAGCCGCCAAGATCGACAAAACTGGCTTAGATTGGAACACCATCAAATTAAATGCCAATCAAATTCCCTTACTGGGCAACTACGTCACGCTCAAGCAAGCAAAAGGTGAAATTCAAGCGCATCCAAGCAGTACAACTCCAACTTTGAAGGTGACTTCAGTGTTAACGTTGGGTCTTCCGACTTAG